The sequence CGTTGCGCATCTGAACCAGGGTGCGGGCGATGTCTTCTTCCGAGCGGCCTTCGGCGCGCATGTCGCATGCCTTGCGCTCCATGTCCTCCAGCAGGTCGTGGTAGCGCATCCGCTGTCCACGGGCGATCTCACGCTCGTGCGGTGTCTCGCTTCGGATCTGGCACACGACGGGTTCCGGGCTGGTGCAGGGGCCGTGGTCCGGGGGCGCCTGGGAGACAGGGCCCACCATGACCGAGCCGCAGCCGGCCGACACACGGCAGACGTGAGCCGATGGCACGGCGAATACGGGGTGAGCGGGGGCGAGTACGGCGTGAGCGACCAGCACGGCGGGAAGGATGCGGCGGGCCAGAGAGCGCAGACGGGGACGTGACATGCGCCTTATCGTCGATCGTGGTCACGGAGCCATACGCGCATCACGGCCCTGAACGCCCCTTGCGGGTAACGGATTCCACTCCACGGGGTGAAACGGACGCGCGAGGAGTGCCGACGTTCACTTTGCCGCTGAGCAGTGAGGTGCCGGGGACCCGCGGACCCCGGCGGCAGAGTCGGTGTCTCCAGGCCGTCGGGTCGGCCGGGCGCATGCCGAGGGTGATTCCGTCGGCCGGTTGTGTGTCCGCCCGTGCCCTCGTTCTGATCCTCTGAGCGGGTCACTCACCCTGGGTGCGCCGTACGCACTCGGCGACGAGGTCCCGCAGACTGCCCGTGCGTTCCATGAGCAGCCGCTGTTCGCGGGCGCCGTTGCCCCGGCTCAGCAGCTCGGCCACGGCCCCTTCGACGAGGGGCGCGTCGCCGCTCTCGACCAGCACGTCCCCGAGGTGCTCCAGCAACGAGCGCACCACGGCCGCGGCGGGCCGGGGCCGCATGGTCGCGGGGTCGAGCAGCTCTTGGTCCAGGCCCGACCGGGCGGCTTGCCAGGCGGCCAGCCTCAGCACGCTGACACTGTGGTCGAGCGGCGGTCTGCCCGCCCGCCACTCGCGGGCCGCCGTCTCCACCAGGGCCCGGGTCAGCGCGGCGACGAGGACGGCGGTGTCCGCGCGCAGGCACACGTCCGCCACCCGGATCTCCACCGTCGGGTAACGCGCGGACGGGCGTGCGTCGAAGTACACCATCGCCTCGTCCAGGATGACCCCGGTGGCCACCATGTCCGCCACGCGCCGGTGATACCGCTCGGCGGACCCGAACAGCTCGGTCGGTCCCGCCGACGGCCAGCGTCCCCACACCCGGCTGCGGTAGGCGGCGTAGCCGGTGTCCCGGCCCTGCCAGAACGGCGAGTTGGCGCTGAGCGCGCACAGCACGGCGAGCCATGGACGCAGTCGGTCGACCACGGCCACGCCCTCCTCGTCGGACTCCACCGACACGTGCACATGACAGCCACACACCAGTTGTTCCTGGGCGGCGATCCCGTACCGCTCGGCCATCCACTGGTAGCGCTCGTTCATGCTGATCGACGGGCTGACCGGCAGCGGGGACGTGGCGAGCGCGGCCACCGAGCACCCGATCTCGCCGGCGTGCCGCGCGGCCTCCTCGCGGCAGCGCACGATCTCGGCGCCGAGGGCCGCCATCTCCGACCGCGGGTGGGTGGCGAACTCCAGCATCTGCCCGAACAACTCCTTCTCGAAGACGTCCTGTCCGGGGTCGTCGTGAGCCGCACGGGCGAGGACGGCGGCCGACAGCGCCTTCGGCTCCCCGCTGTCCGGGTCGACCAGGAGGAGTTCCTCCTCCACTCCTACGGTGCGCACCTCGTGCCGCCCTCCTGCCCGTGCCGCCAGGGGCGTCCGGCACCCACGGGGCCGACGCGGGTCTGCACCACCCGACTGCCCCGAGGAGAACCGTCGACACGTGCGGGAGTCAGGGCGCGGTGCCGGGGTCCCCGAACGCCGGGTGCGGTTGACCGGTTCTCGGGTACCACCCGGTCGTCCGACAGCCGGCCGGCGTCCAGGAGGCCATGCCACGGCGTCCTCCACCGACTCCCGCATGCCCCGGGAGCGCGCTTCCGCGGGCCCGGCACGCGGGCGGCGTCCGCCGCGCCGCGGTCAGTTGCCGCCCACGGCACCGCGGCCGCCCGGCGCTGCCGACCGCAGGCTCCGCCCCCAGCCGCACTCCGGTCTCACTCCTTCTCGTCTTCGTACTCGCCTTCGTCCTCGTCCTCGTCCTCCGTTTCGTCCTCCGGATACTCGCCCTCCGACGACTCTTCCTCTTCCTCGTCGAATTCTTCCCCGGGCCCCTCATCCTCGTACTCGGCCTCTTCCTCCTCCAGCGCTTCCTCGTGGGTGCGCACCACTTCGCCGTCACGGATCTCACCGCGCCACCCATCGGCGGCCTCGTCGGAGAGCGTGACGTAGCGCTGGAAATGCTTGGCGTCGAGCCGCAGTCGGCGTCCTTGGGCGCGCCAGAGGTTGCCGGTCTTCTCGAAGAAGCCGGAGGGGTAGTACTCGACGACGAGCACGATGCGCGTGAGGGTGGGTGTCAGTTCGTGGAAGCTGACGCAGCCGCGGGTGCTGCCCTTGGCTCCGTCCGAGGTCCACATGATCCGTTCGTCCGGGATCTGTTCCTGCACGGTGGCCTTCCAGGAACGGGTGGAGGGCCCCACCTTCACCTTCCAGTCGCTGCTGGTCTCGTCCCCCTGGGACACCCCGCGCACGCCTTTGGTGAAGGAGCTGAACTTCTCGAACCGGGTCCAGTGGTCGTAGGCGACGCGGACGGGGACGCCTACATCCAGGTGCTCGATGATGGTCGTGACCTTGGGATTTCCGGACTTGCGGCCTTTGCCGCCACCGAACAGGCTCGAAGCCTTTTCGGTCACGCTGTCTTTGATACGCGTCGCCTTCTCGCCGAGCAGAGCCTTGAGCGGCGATTCCCCTTGAAGGACGCGTGCGCCGACTTTCGGGAGAACCCCGCCGTTCTCGGCCACATCCAACAACTGGTCGGTGAGGTCTTCGACTTTGTCCCCCGCCACGTCCGCGAGATGCTCCATCTGCGCGCCGAGGTAGTCGACGAACTCGTCCCGCAACCGGTCGAGGCCGGAGAGCTCGTCCCGCTCGGATTTCTGTGCCGCCCTGGCCATGGCCTACCTCCGCCGTGTGGACGCCCTTTTGGCCGTCGTCTTCTTCGGGGCGGTCTTCTTCGGCGCGGTCTTCCTGGGGGCGGTCTTCTTCGCCGCGGACTTCCTTGCGGGCGCTGCGGTCTTCTTCGTGGCGGTCTTCCGAGCCGGTGCAGCGGTCTTCTTCGCGGCGGTCTTCCGAGCCGGTGCCGCGGTCTTCTTCGCAGCGGTCTTCCTGGGCGGTGCCGCGCTCTTCTTGGCCGTCTTCTCCGCCGGCTGCGCCTTCTCGGCGGCGGACTTGCGGGCCGGTGCCTTGCGCGGCGCGGGCCGCATGGACCGACGCTTGGCCGCGCGACGACGCCTCGGGGACTCCTCCTCCGGCTCCTCCCCGGCCTCCTCGGCCGGGCGGCCGGGGTGCCTGCGCCCGGACGTACGCCTCTTCGACCGCGGTTCCCCCGCCTCCTCAGGCTCCTCCTCGTACTCTCCCTCTTCAGGTTCCGCTTCCTCGTCCTCGAACTCCTCCTCTTCGCCCTCCGGCGCGTACTCCTCCTCGTCCCCCTCTTCCTCTTCCTCCTCCCTGCCGATACGAGCGGTCCGTTCGTGCAAGGCGTCCGCGAGATCGGCGAGTTTGCGGTCGGCCGCGGCGGCGAGCGCCTTGCGGCCCGCATCCTTGAGCTCGCCGCGTACCTGCTCGTTGAGGTCGGCGACCTGCGGCAACTCCTGGAGCCTGCGCAGCCCTTCGGTGAGCAGTTGCTGGGGTTCGAGGCCGAACCGCCGCCCGGCGAGGTAGGTGGCCACTCCGAAGGCGAGCCGCCCCTTCTTGGCGCGGCCGAGGAGATAGCCTCCGGCGACTGCGGCAGCGAGAGCGATCTTCGTCGTTTCGTTCATCGATCATTCCCTCCGGCGAGCCGCGCGCGGTCGCAGGGCGGCGCGGGGCCGCCAGCAGCCCGTCGCAGCGCACTTTCAAGGTGTATATGGTGAAATACTACGTTTGAGTGACAGGTGGGCGCCGCTCCAGCGACGGAGTTGGGAACATGGCCGCGTCAGAAAAGGACGGCACAGGGAGTGGCAGGCGGCCCTCCCAGGGTGACGACACGGCACGCCGGGCACGCCGCAGCGGCAGGGCCACGAAGCCCGGCAAGCACTCGGCGGCATGGGCCATGCGCCGCGCCGCGGGGCAACTGGAGGAACTCCTCGGACGTGTCCCCGAATCCGTGTCGGCAATAAAGCCGACCGAAGAGGGCTGGGAAGCGGATGTCGAGGTACTCGAACTGGAGCGAGTGCCCGAGACCACCAGCGTGCTGGGCACCTACCACGTGACGCTGGACGAGGAGGGCGACCTGCTGGCGTACGAGCGGACCCGCCGCTACACACGCGGCCAGATCGACCGGCGCCACTGATACGCATGAGGGGGTGGTGATGGGGAGGCACCATGACTGTGGTGCCACAGGGCGGTAGCGGCAGCCTCTCGCGCGCAAGCACCAGCAGCCTGTACGACGTCCTGGATCTGATCCTCGACCGCGGCCTCGTCATCGACGTCTTCGTCCGCGTGTCCCTCGTCGGCATCGAGATCCTCAAGATCGACGCCCGCATCGTCGTGGCCAGCGTAGACACCTATCTGCGCTTCGCCGAGGCGTGCAACCGCCTCGACCTCGAAACCGGCAGCAAGCAGCCCACGCAGCTCACCGACCTGGTCGGCGAGATCACCGAGGGCGGGGCCGAGGGCAGGACCAAGGGGGCCCTGACCGGCGCGGTCGAGGCCGTCAAGGACTCCCTGACCGGCGGCGACGGCGAAGAGGAGGACGAGGACGAAGAGGAGTACGAGCAGAACGGGGAAGGCGAACAGGAGGAGCCCGAGTTCGAGGAGGAGCCCAGGCGGCAGCGCCGTCGCCGACCGGCCGGAAGGGCTTCCCGGCGGCAGAGGGAGTGACCATGGCCGTCTACGTCTACTCGATCACCTCGAAGGACCACCCGATGCGGCTGGACGACCTCCATGGCGTCGGCGACCCACCCGGTCGGCTGCGCACGGTGACCGCCGGAGTGCTGTGCGCGGTCGTCAGTGACGCGCCCGAGGAACTGCGCCCCAGACGCCGCGACGTCCAGGCACACCAGGAGGTCCAGGAGCGGCTGATGGCCGACGGAGCGGTACTCCCGCTGCGGTTCGGCATGACGGCCGAGGACGACGAAGCCGTTCGCGGAGCCCTGGAGGACAACGCGGGCGAATATCAGGAACAGCTGCAGAACCTGGACGGCGCCACCGAGTACAACCTGAAGGTCTCCTGGGAGGAGGAGGCGCTGTTGCGCCAGATCCTTCTGGAGTCGGATGAGATCCGCGAACTCAACACCGCCACCCGTGGTGGCTCCGGTACCCCCGAGATGTCACTCACGCTCGGCGAACTGGTCGCGCAGGAGGCCGAGGCACGGCAGCAGGCGCTCGCCGCGGGTGTCGTCGAGGCGCTGCGCCCGTACGCGCGCGACGAAAGCGTCTCGCCGCCCGGCGGCCGTGACTTCCTCAACGTCTCCTTCCTGGTCCAGGATGACGAGGAGGAAATGTTCCTGGCCACGGGGATCAGCCTGGCCAACCAACTGGGCGAGGACTGCGAGTTCCGGCTGCGCGGACCGCTGCCCCCGTACAGTTTCGTCTGAGAGGCGCTGCTCATGGGCCTGCTGACCCATCCTCACTTTTCCGCTGGCGCCCGTGCGGGGCGTGACCTGGGTCGTCGACCGCGTGCTCGAGGCCGCCGAGCGGGAGTACTACGACCCCGAGCCCGTGGAGCGTGAACCGGCCGCGCTGGAGAGGGCACTGATCGAGGGCCGCATCGGCCAGAAGACCTTCGACGAGCACGAGGACCGGCTCCTCGACCGCCTGGAGGAGATCGCGGCCCACCGGCGGGGCGACACCGCTCCCTGAGCTGGAACAGAGGTGCCTGCCGCGTCGGAACCCGCAGCCAGCGGCTGAGCTCGTACCCCTCCAGGGCCATGACCCCGTACGGCTACGGACAGGGCTCTTCGGCGAACCTGGCCGACATCCTCGAGCGCGTATTGGACAAGGGGATCGTCATCGCGGGGACATCCGGATCAACCTCCTCGACGTCGAGCTGCTCACCATCGAACTGCGGCTCATCGTCGCCTCGGTCGACAAGGCCAGGGAGATGGGAATCGACTGGTGGGAACACGATCCGTCGCTGTCGACGCGTGCCGGCGACCGTGCGCTGGCCGAGGAGAACAGACGCCTGCAGGCCGGGATCGAGGCGCTGAGGAAGGAACGGGAGCTGTCGCCGGGCGAGGAGCGGCGGACCGCCGGCCGGCGCAGCACCTCGCGGTCCTCCACCAGGCGCGGGAGCGGTGCGGCCGATGACTGATCGGGTCACCTACGCCTACGCCGTACTGCGGGACCACGAGGGACTCACCGCGGTCCTGGAGGGCGTGGAAGGCGTAGCGGGGGCACCGGTCCGCCTGCTGCCGGCGGGCCCTGGGAGCGAGCTCGCCGCCGTCGTCGGCTCAGTTCCCGCCCAGGACTTCCAGGAGAGCGCCCTGCGACGCCATCTCGAGGACCTGGACTGGCTGGAGGCGGTCGCCCGCGCCCACCACGCCGTGATCGAGGCCCTGGCCGCGCACATCACGATGCTGCCGCTGCGGCTCGCCACGGTGTACCTGGACGATGGACGTGTGGAGGCGATGCTGCGCGCGGACGCCGAGCAGTTCTCGCAGGCCGTGCGGCGACTGGTGGGCCACCTCGAATGGGGCGTCAAGATCTACGTGGAGCCGCAGCCGGACACGCGGGTGAGCGGCGAGGAGGGCACGTCCGGCGCGGCCGACGGGCTCAGCCCCGGCCGGGCCTATCTGCGCGCCCGCCGTTCCCAGCGGCACTCGCGCGACGAGTCCTACCGGTCCGCCAGGCAGGCCGCCGAGCGCGTCGAGGCGGTCGGCCGCGCCATGGCGGCCGATCACGCCCGGCACCGGGTGCAGCAGGGGGTGCTCGCCGCCGGTGCCGGGGAGAACGTCGTCAACGACGCCTATCTCGTGGCGCAGGAGACGGCGGCGGAATTCCGCACGCGGGTCCTCGAAGCCGGCCGGGGACTGCCCGGCGTGCGCATCGACGTCACCGGCCCGGCCCCTGGGCGCCGTACTCCTTCGCGGCTCCGCCCGGCGCCGAGGGTCCGGCACCGGACCCGGCGCCATGAACGGGGTGGAGCGACGGCCCGGGGCCGAGCCGCTGGCACAGCGCCAGGTGGCCCTCGTCGATCTGCTCGACCGCCTGCTGAGCGGCGGCGTCGTCCTCACCGGGGATGTGGTGCTGTCGATCGCCGACATCGACCTGGTACGCATCTCCTTGCGGGCCCTGATCGTGTCCGTGAGCGCCCGGAACCCGTCGCCGTGGGAGGCCGCCGCGCGCCCCGAGGACGAGCCGTGACGGGCGCGCACGGCGGCGGGCGCCCCGATCCGTCCGGCCGCCTGCGCGAGGTCGCCGACGCGGCGGCCCGGGCGTTCCGGCTGCTGCCCGCCGTACCCGACGACATCACACCGGCCGGACGGCCCGGGCCGCCGCGTCCGGCCCGCCGTGTCAGCGCCGATCCCGACACCGTCGAACGCGACCTGATCAGACTTGTCCTCACCCTGGTCGAGCTGTTGCGGCAGCTCATGGAGCGGCAGGCGCTGCACCGCGTCGACCAGGGCGACCTCACCGAGGAGGAGGAAGAGCGCTTGGGCGCCACCCTGATGATCCTCCACGACCGCATGAGCGACCTGTGCGCCCGCTACGGCCTGACCATGGACGATCTCAACCTGGACCTCGGCCCGCTCGGCCCGCTCCTGCCGCCCGATCGCCTGGACTGACGGTGCGCAACATGAACACGCACATCTGCGCCGCCGCCGAAGCACCTCTGCACAGGTAGCGGGCTCAGAGTTCGCGCAACGCGGGCAGCGGTGTCCTCTCCGCGTCTTCTCCGC is a genomic window of Streptomyces griseochromogenes containing:
- a CDS encoding glutamate--cysteine ligase, with the protein product MRTVGVEEELLLVDPDSGEPKALSAAVLARAAHDDPGQDVFEKELFGQMLEFATHPRSEMAALGAEIVRCREEAARHAGEIGCSVAALATSPLPVSPSISMNERYQWMAERYGIAAQEQLVCGCHVHVSVESDEEGVAVVDRLRPWLAVLCALSANSPFWQGRDTGYAAYRSRVWGRWPSAGPTELFGSAERYHRRVADMVATGVILDEAMVYFDARPSARYPTVEIRVADVCLRADTAVLVAALTRALVETAAREWRAGRPPLDHSVSVLRLAAWQAARSGLDQELLDPATMRPRPAAAVVRSLLEHLGDVLVESGDAPLVEGAVAELLSRGNGAREQRLLMERTGSLRDLVAECVRRTQGE
- a CDS encoding SRPBCC family protein, with translation MARAAQKSERDELSGLDRLRDEFVDYLGAQMEHLADVAGDKVEDLTDQLLDVAENGGVLPKVGARVLQGESPLKALLGEKATRIKDSVTEKASSLFGGGKGRKSGNPKVTTIIEHLDVGVPVRVAYDHWTRFEKFSSFTKGVRGVSQGDETSSDWKVKVGPSTRSWKATVQEQIPDERIMWTSDGAKGSTRGCVSFHELTPTLTRIVLVVEYYPSGFFEKTGNLWRAQGRRLRLDAKHFQRYVTLSDEAADGWRGEIRDGEVVRTHEEALEEEEAEYEDEGPGEEFDEEEEESSEGEYPEDETEDEDEDEGEYEDEKE
- a CDS encoding gas vesicle protein, producing MAASEKDGTGSGRRPSQGDDTARRARRSGRATKPGKHSAAWAMRRAAGQLEELLGRVPESVSAIKPTEEGWEADVEVLELERVPETTSVLGTYHVTLDEEGDLLAYERTRRYTRGQIDRRH
- a CDS encoding gas vesicle structural protein GvpA; translation: MTVVPQGGSGSLSRASTSSLYDVLDLILDRGLVIDVFVRVSLVGIEILKIDARIVVASVDTYLRFAEACNRLDLETGSKQPTQLTDLVGEITEGGAEGRTKGALTGAVEAVKDSLTGGDGEEEDEDEEEYEQNGEGEQEEPEFEEEPRRQRRRRPAGRASRRQRE
- a CDS encoding GvpL/GvpF family gas vesicle protein gives rise to the protein MAVYVYSITSKDHPMRLDDLHGVGDPPGRLRTVTAGVLCAVVSDAPEELRPRRRDVQAHQEVQERLMADGAVLPLRFGMTAEDDEAVRGALEDNAGEYQEQLQNLDGATEYNLKVSWEEEALLRQILLESDEIRELNTATRGGSGTPEMSLTLGELVAQEAEARQQALAAGVVEALRPYARDESVSPPGGRDFLNVSFLVQDDEEEMFLATGISLANQLGEDCEFRLRGPLPPYSFV
- a CDS encoding gas vesicle protein GvpG, translated to MRGVTWVVDRVLEAAEREYYDPEPVEREPAALERALIEGRIGQKTFDEHEDRLLDRLEEIAAHRRGDTAP
- a CDS encoding gas vesicle protein: MNGVERRPGAEPLAQRQVALVDLLDRLLSGGVVLTGDVVLSIADIDLVRISLRALIVSVSARNPSPWEAAARPEDEP
- a CDS encoding gas vesicle protein K; the protein is MTGAHGGGRPDPSGRLREVADAAARAFRLLPAVPDDITPAGRPGPPRPARRVSADPDTVERDLIRLVLTLVELLRQLMERQALHRVDQGDLTEEEEERLGATLMILHDRMSDLCARYGLTMDDLNLDLGPLGPLLPPDRLD